Proteins found in one Deltaproteobacteria bacterium genomic segment:
- the selD gene encoding selenide, water dikinase SelD has product MPTELEAGHPKPVRLTLLSHGSGUACKLRPSELAQVLRELSPGHRPGSLLVGTETRDDAAVWKLDARRGLVATVDFFAPVVDDPRDYGWIAAANSLSDVYAMGGKPLYALNVVGWPRSQPFELLGEILDGGAQAAREADCAIVGGHSVDDLEPKYGLAVTGLVDPKRVLTNAGAKPGDVLLLGKALGTGIAISAIKKGTADPGLVLAATAQMKELNRAAGEVYARNWKSVHALTDVTGFGLLGHLDSAMRASKTRARIDAAAIAVLPGVRELAAAGILPGGTKANLEFVAERTTFPAGMAEADRLVLADAQTNGGMLAAVDAKAAPKILATLANAGAPALAIGEVVRPRRGGSPGVDVLGEISAFGARTGTQEKRR; this is encoded by the coding sequence GTGCCCACGGAGCTCGAGGCCGGACATCCCAAGCCGGTGCGGCTCACGCTGCTCAGCCATGGCTCGGGTTGAGCCTGCAAGCTCCGCCCGTCGGAGCTCGCGCAGGTCTTGCGCGAATTGAGCCCTGGGCACCGGCCGGGATCGCTGCTCGTCGGGACCGAGACGCGCGACGACGCGGCGGTGTGGAAGCTGGACGCCCGGCGCGGCCTGGTCGCGACGGTCGACTTCTTCGCGCCGGTGGTCGACGACCCGCGCGACTACGGCTGGATCGCCGCCGCCAATTCGCTCTCGGACGTCTATGCGATGGGCGGCAAGCCTCTCTACGCGCTGAACGTCGTGGGGTGGCCGCGCTCGCAGCCGTTCGAGCTGCTCGGGGAGATCCTCGACGGTGGCGCCCAGGCGGCGCGCGAGGCGGATTGCGCCATCGTCGGCGGGCACAGCGTAGACGATCTGGAGCCGAAGTACGGATTGGCGGTGACCGGCCTGGTGGACCCGAAGCGGGTGCTGACGAACGCAGGCGCGAAACCGGGCGACGTGCTGCTGCTGGGCAAGGCGCTCGGCACCGGGATCGCCATCTCGGCGATCAAGAAGGGAACGGCGGATCCGGGGCTGGTGCTCGCTGCCACGGCGCAGATGAAGGAACTCAATCGCGCCGCCGGGGAGGTGTACGCGCGGAACTGGAAGTCCGTGCATGCGCTCACCGACGTGACCGGATTCGGCCTGCTCGGGCACCTCGACTCCGCGATGCGCGCCTCGAAGACGCGGGCCCGCATCGACGCGGCGGCCATCGCGGTGCTGCCCGGCGTGCGCGAGCTGGCCGCAGCGGGCATCCTCCCGGGTGGCACGAAGGCGAACCTGGAGTTCGTTGCGGAGAGAACGACCTTCCCCGCCGGCATGGCAGAGGCGGACCGGCTCGTGCTCGCCGATGCGCAGACCAACGGCGGCATGCTCGCGGCGGTCGACGCGAAAGCAGCCCCGAAGATCCTCGCGACGCTCGCCAACGCCGGCGCGCCGGCCCTCGCCATCGGCGAGGTCGTGCGGCCGCGCCGCGGCGGGTCGCCCGGAGTCGACGTGCTCGGTGAAATTTCCGCGTTCGGGGCCCGTACAGGGACACAGGAGAAACGCAGATGA